A genomic stretch from Deltaproteobacteria bacterium includes:
- a CDS encoding DUF1285 domain-containing protein, with amino-acid sequence MRSDIRIDKEGVWYYRGAEMFRKDIVQSLYQHLKRDPDGRYRIEIGEDRADVDVEDTPYVVKSVSCIFTEGKGKDVINLHMPDDSMDELDPSTLRVGADNALYGIMAGIGMEARFSRSSYYQLAEHIEFEAGLDKYYICLNSHRYYIG; translated from the coding sequence ATGAGGTCGGATATCAGGATTGATAAAGAAGGCGTCTGGTATTACCGTGGCGCGGAAATGTTCCGGAAAGATATAGTGCAATCGCTGTATCAACATTTAAAACGGGATCCGGACGGCAGGTATCGCATCGAAATAGGGGAGGACCGGGCTGATGTGGATGTTGAAGATACACCCTATGTGGTTAAGTCCGTATCCTGTATTTTCACGGAGGGTAAGGGAAAAGACGTCATTAATCTGCACATGCCTGATGACAGTATGGATGAGCTTGATCCTTCAACGTTGCGCGTCGGCGCCGATAATGCCCTTTATGGGATTATGGCCGGTATAGGCATGGAGGCCCGCTTTTCCCGGTCCAGCTATTATCAGTTAGCCGAACATATCGAGTTTGAAGCCGGGCTTGACAAATATTATATTTGCCTGAACAGTCATCGTTATTATATAGGATAA
- the fsa gene encoding fructose-6-phosphate aldolase, with protein sequence MKFFIDTANIKEIKDGINLGMVDGVTTNPSLIARENKSFEAVIKEILAVVSGPVSLEVISLETEGMVEEGKKLAALGSNVVVKVPMTMEGLKATKIFAATGIAVNQTLIFSPLQALMAAKAGAAYVSPFVGRLDDIAHDGMELVEQILTIFENYNLETEVIVASVRHPRHVLDAAMMGAHVATIPFKVITQLANHPLTDKGIEAFLADWKKVPV encoded by the coding sequence ATGAAGTTTTTTATTGATACGGCCAATATCAAGGAAATCAAAGATGGTATAAACCTGGGTATGGTTGATGGCGTTACCACCAACCCTTCGCTGATAGCGAGAGAAAATAAGAGTTTTGAGGCCGTGATCAAAGAAATCCTGGCCGTCGTCAGCGGACCCGTCAGTCTGGAAGTAATCAGCCTGGAAACGGAGGGCATGGTTGAAGAGGGAAAAAAGCTGGCTGCCCTGGGAAGCAATGTCGTCGTGAAAGTGCCCATGACCATGGAAGGCCTGAAGGCCACCAAGATATTTGCCGCGACCGGCATTGCCGTGAACCAGACCTTGATTTTTTCTCCCCTGCAGGCCCTGATGGCCGCCAAGGCCGGCGCCGCCTACGTAAGCCCTTTTGTGGGAAGGCTGGATGACATTGCCCATGACGGCATGGAACTCGTGGAACAAATCCTGACAATTTTTGAAAATTACAATCTGGAGACCGAGGTTATCGTGGCCAGCGTCAGGCATCCGCGTCATGTCCTGGATGCCGCCATGATGGGCGCTCATGTGGCAACCATCCCCTTCAAGGTTATCACCCAGTTAGCCAATCACCCCTTGACGGATAAGGGCATTGAGGCATTTCTGGCCGATTGGAAAAAAGTTCCCGTTTGA
- the dapB gene encoding 4-hydroxy-tetrahydrodipicolinate reductase, giving the protein MLRAIVTGAGGKMGGRIISLIHATDGIELVGAVEQPGHPAAGKDAGENLGLGRIGVSISTDLQVCIPHGDVVIDFTSHEASLCHLEIAAAHSRAMVIGSTGFTADELKKASEFARRASCVLSPNMSVGVNVMFKVLAYVAGILGDDYDVEIMEAHHHLKKDAPSGTAMKMAEIVAASLGRDLDKVGVFSRHGIIGPRSKTEIGVQTLRAGDIVGDHTVMFGGNGERLEFIHRAHSRDNFAQGAIRAAKWVVGQKPGLYDMQDVLGLRET; this is encoded by the coding sequence ATGCTGAGAGCCATTGTAACGGGCGCCGGTGGTAAGATGGGCGGGAGAATAATTTCTCTTATTCATGCCACCGATGGTATAGAGCTGGTGGGGGCGGTGGAGCAACCGGGCCACCCAGCAGCCGGCAAAGACGCGGGCGAGAATCTCGGCCTGGGCCGCATCGGCGTGTCAATTTCAACCGATTTGCAGGTCTGTATCCCCCATGGCGATGTTGTGATTGATTTTACATCCCACGAGGCGTCCCTGTGCCATCTGGAAATTGCTGCGGCTCATAGCCGGGCTATGGTGATCGGCAGTACGGGATTTACTGCTGACGAGCTGAAAAAAGCGTCGGAATTTGCCCGCCGTGCATCATGCGTATTATCGCCGAACATGAGCGTCGGCGTTAATGTAATGTTTAAGGTTCTGGCCTATGTAGCCGGTATTCTTGGCGACGACTATGATGTGGAAATCATGGAAGCCCATCACCATTTAAAAAAAGATGCGCCCAGCGGCACCGCCATGAAGATGGCCGAAATTGTTGCTGCCAGCCTGGGGCGCGACCTGGATAAAGTTGGTGTGTTTAGCCGTCATGGCATTATCGGGCCAAGATCGAAGACCGAGATCGGCGTCCAGACCCTGAGGGCCGGCGACATAGTTGGCGATCACACGGTGATGTTTGGCGGCAATGGGGAAAGACTGGAATTCATCCACCGCGCCCATAGTCGAGATAATTTTGCTCAGGGGGCCATCCGCGCTGCGAAGTGGGTAGTGGGACAGAAACCAGGCCTCTACGATATGCAGGATGTGTTGGGATTACGAGAGACATAA
- the argH gene encoding argininosuccinate lyase produces MKKQEKPWGGRFGKQTDKQVETFTASIQFDKRLYRHDIEGSIAHATMLARQGIISRSEGDAINRALKDIRQDLEKGHFIFQAGDEDIHMAIEKALIDRIGETGGKLHTGRSRNDQVALDMRLYLRDENDQVIGLLRELKHTFLMLAQQEIQTIMPGYTHLQKAQPVLLAHYLLAYWEMLNRDEARLTDSRQRINVMPLGSAALAGTGLPIDRKYTASLLNFPAISQNSMDAVSDRDFIIEFIAAAAVIMMHLSRFAEDMILWSTDEFRFVEIDDAFTTGSSIMPQKKNPDVAELLRGKTARVYGHLMTLLTLLKGLPMTYNRDLQEDKEPFFDTVDTVKACLQILNSMLPSLTFNREKMHADASGGFSTATDVAEYLVKKGVPFRSAHAVVGKLVAYCLKKKKVMEALTMEEFRSFQPEFQEDIYRCLTVESAVNVRNITGGTSLQAVRKRINGLSKRGQGKLNASKL; encoded by the coding sequence ATGAAAAAGCAGGAAAAACCGTGGGGCGGACGTTTTGGCAAGCAGACCGACAAGCAAGTGGAAACGTTCACGGCCTCCATCCAATTCGATAAACGTCTGTATCGCCATGATATCGAGGGGAGTATCGCCCATGCCACGATGCTGGCCAGGCAGGGCATTATCTCCCGCAGCGAGGGTGATGCTATCAACCGTGCCTTGAAAGATATCCGGCAAGACTTGGAAAAGGGCCATTTTATCTTCCAGGCCGGCGATGAAGACATCCACATGGCGATTGAAAAGGCCCTGATTGACAGGATCGGCGAGACCGGCGGCAAACTGCATACCGGCCGCAGCAGAAATGACCAGGTGGCCCTCGATATGCGCCTCTACCTGAGAGATGAAAATGATCAAGTAATCGGCTTGCTGAGGGAATTGAAGCACACCTTTTTGATGCTTGCCCAACAGGAGATTCAGACGATCATGCCGGGCTATACGCATCTGCAAAAGGCGCAGCCGGTGTTGCTGGCCCATTATCTGCTGGCCTACTGGGAAATGCTGAACCGGGATGAAGCGCGCCTTACCGACAGCCGGCAGCGCATTAATGTTATGCCTTTAGGCTCTGCCGCCCTGGCCGGAACAGGTCTGCCCATTGACCGGAAATATACGGCCAGCCTGCTGAATTTCCCGGCAATTTCTCAAAACAGCATGGATGCCGTCTCGGATCGCGACTTCATCATTGAGTTCATTGCCGCCGCCGCCGTGATCATGATGCATTTGAGCCGCTTTGCTGAAGACATGATCCTGTGGTCAACGGACGAGTTTCGTTTTGTGGAAATTGACGATGCGTTTACTACCGGCAGCAGCATCATGCCCCAGAAGAAAAATCCCGACGTGGCCGAGCTGTTGCGTGGGAAGACCGCACGTGTTTACGGCCATTTGATGACCTTGTTAACGCTGCTGAAGGGTCTGCCCATGACCTACAACAGGGATCTTCAGGAAGACAAGGAGCCATTTTTCGATACCGTTGATACGGTCAAGGCCTGTCTCCAAATTCTCAATTCCATGCTCCCCAGCCTGACCTTCAATCGGGAAAAAATGCACGCAGACGCATCAGGCGGGTTTTCCACGGCGACCGATGTGGCGGAATATCTCGTTAAGAAGGGTGTGCCTTTTCGGTCGGCCCACGCGGTAGTCGGAAAATTAGTAGCCTACTGCCTCAAGAAAAAGAAGGTAATGGAAGCATTGACGATGGAGGAGTTTCGCAGCTTCCAGCCGGAATTTCAGGAAGATATCTACCGATGCCTGACCGTGGAAAGCGCCGTTAATGTTCGGAACATCACGGGAGGCACCTCTTTACAGGCCGTGCGCAAAAGGATAAATGGCCTTTCTAAACGTGGTCAAGGGAAATTGAATGCCTCCAAGCTTTAA
- the folK gene encoding 2-amino-4-hydroxy-6-hydroxymethyldihydropteridine diphosphokinase, giving the protein MTQSASGIISFIGLGSNMGKPLDRCREAIEYLKIIKGSQVLRCSSFYRTEPVGFVEQEWFINAVIEIRTSLAVQELMQELQAIEGRMGRQKRVKWGPRIIDLDVLLYGQEVIQTDILTVPHPELHKRRFVLGPLYEIAPYAIHPAFGVSVAGLMERLADKSKVERVNEEKMVI; this is encoded by the coding sequence TTGACCCAATCGGCAAGCGGCATCATAAGTTTTATAGGCTTGGGCTCCAATATGGGGAAGCCTCTGGACCGTTGCCGGGAAGCAATTGAATATCTCAAGATAATCAAGGGGTCGCAAGTATTGCGCTGCTCCTCTTTTTATCGAACCGAGCCGGTGGGCTTTGTAGAACAGGAGTGGTTTATTAATGCCGTCATCGAAATAAGAACGTCGCTTGCAGTCCAAGAGCTAATGCAGGAACTACAGGCGATTGAGGGGCGGATGGGGCGGCAGAAACGTGTCAAATGGGGGCCAAGAATTATTGATCTGGACGTACTGCTTTATGGCCAGGAAGTCATTCAAACCGATATCCTGACTGTACCTCACCCTGAACTGCACAAGCGGCGCTTCGTGCTGGGGCCGCTTTACGAGATTGCTCCTTACGCAATTCACCCGGCTTTCGGCGTCTCGGTGGCCGGGCTGATGGAAAGATTGGCCGACAAAAGCAAAGTAGAAAGAGTTAATGAAGAAAAGATGGTAATTTAA
- a CDS encoding argininosuccinate synthase — protein MTREIKKVVLAYSGGLDTSVILKWLVETYGCEVIAFVADVGQKEELDGLEDKAMATGASKIYIENLQEEFVRDFVFPALRANAVYEGTYLLGTSLARPLIAKRQIEIAAREGADAVSHGATGKGNDQVRFELTYLALNPYIKIIAPWRDDNWKFTSRDGMIDYAKQHNIPLTTTKSKPYSSDRNLLHISHEGGILEDPWAEPQENMFITTVAPEAAPDKPVYLEVDFFQGNPVSLTGEQFSPAALLDRVNAIAGANGIGRIDMVENRFVGMKSRGVYETPGGTVLWIAHRALESITMDREVMFMRDGLIPKYAQLAYNGFWYAPEMNLLQNFIDKTQENVTGTVRLKLYKGNCVVVGRKSPHSLYREDFATFDTDKVYDQKDATGFIKLNALRLRIQALGAGGRAKE, from the coding sequence GTGACAAGAGAAATAAAAAAAGTGGTGTTGGCCTATTCCGGTGGTCTGGACACATCGGTGATTTTGAAATGGCTTGTAGAAACATATGGTTGCGAAGTAATAGCTTTTGTCGCCGACGTCGGTCAGAAAGAGGAACTCGATGGGCTCGAAGACAAGGCGATGGCTACAGGGGCCAGCAAAATCTATATTGAGAATCTGCAGGAAGAATTTGTCCGGGATTTCGTATTTCCCGCCCTGCGCGCCAATGCGGTCTATGAAGGCACCTACCTGCTCGGCACTTCCTTGGCCAGGCCGCTCATCGCCAAAAGGCAGATCGAGATTGCGGCCCGGGAGGGCGCTGATGCCGTCTCCCACGGGGCGACCGGGAAGGGCAATGATCAGGTCCGATTCGAGCTTACCTACCTGGCGCTCAATCCCTATATAAAGATCATTGCCCCCTGGAGAGATGACAACTGGAAATTCACTTCCCGTGACGGGATGATTGATTATGCAAAGCAGCATAATATTCCCCTGACGACGACTAAAAGCAAGCCCTACAGCAGCGACCGGAATCTGCTGCATATTTCCCATGAGGGCGGTATCCTGGAAGATCCGTGGGCTGAACCGCAGGAAAACATGTTTATTACCACCGTGGCACCGGAGGCGGCACCCGATAAACCGGTTTATCTGGAGGTTGACTTTTTCCAGGGTAATCCAGTGTCTCTGACGGGTGAGCAGTTCAGCCCGGCCGCGCTCCTTGATCGTGTAAATGCCATCGCCGGAGCAAACGGCATCGGCAGGATTGATATGGTGGAAAATCGTTTCGTCGGGATGAAATCGCGCGGAGTTTATGAAACGCCGGGCGGCACGGTTCTCTGGATCGCCCATCGGGCTCTCGAATCCATCACCATGGACAGAGAGGTCATGTTTATGCGGGACGGACTAATCCCCAAATACGCCCAGCTTGCCTACAATGGATTCTGGTATGCGCCGGAGATGAACTTATTGCAGAATTTCATTGATAAAACGCAGGAAAATGTCACAGGCACAGTGCGCTTAAAGTTGTATAAGGGCAATTGCGTGGTAGTGGGCAGAAAATCGCCTCATTCCCTCTATCGTGAAGATTTTGCCACCTTCGATACGGACAAGGTTTACGATCAGAAGGACGCGACAGGATTTATCAAGCTAAACGCCCTGCGCTTAAGAATTCAGGCCCTGGGCGCAGGCGGGCGGGCGAAGGAATAA
- the lysA gene encoding diaminopimelate decarboxylase, which translates to MDYFHYVNEDLWCEDVPLAKVAEEVGTPFYLYSYRTLNHHFKVFDESFADIPHLVCFAAKANSNMAILKIFAHLGGGVDIVSGGELYRALLAGVDPRKIVYSGVGKKTEEIELALRSNILMFNVESAQELEVINACAGRLKKRAGIALRVNPDVDAQTHPHISTGLKENKFGIDVEVALKQYLWASTCENLEIKGISCHIGSQITKLSPFLDAFGEVKKLLRLLQAEGIAIKYIDLGGGLGIRYNREEPPHPSDYAKALMAVKNELDCTFIFEPGRVIVGNAGIMVTKVLYTKENIEKNFIIVDAGMNDLVRPSLYNSYHDIRPVRKRSAEEAVADVVGPICESGDFLTKGRLLPRFERGELMAVMSAGAYGFSMSSNYNSRPRVAEVLVKNDRYFIIRKREDYTDLVRGEESPDLFS; encoded by the coding sequence ATGGATTATTTTCACTATGTGAATGAAGACCTCTGGTGTGAAGATGTGCCGCTGGCAAAGGTTGCGGAAGAAGTCGGCACCCCTTTTTATCTTTACAGTTACCGAACACTAAACCATCACTTTAAGGTTTTTGACGAGTCGTTCGCCGATATACCTCATTTAGTTTGTTTTGCGGCCAAGGCTAACTCCAACATGGCCATTTTAAAGATATTTGCGCATTTAGGGGGCGGCGTAGATATCGTCTCGGGAGGCGAACTCTACCGCGCGCTGCTGGCCGGCGTAGATCCGCGCAAAATTGTTTACTCCGGCGTCGGGAAGAAAACTGAAGAGATAGAATTGGCCTTGCGTAGCAACATCCTGATGTTTAATGTAGAATCAGCTCAGGAACTGGAGGTTATCAATGCCTGTGCGGGAAGACTGAAGAAAAGAGCGGGGATTGCCTTACGGGTCAATCCGGATGTTGATGCCCAGACCCATCCGCACATATCCACGGGACTTAAGGAAAATAAATTCGGGATTGATGTGGAGGTCGCCTTAAAACAGTATCTGTGGGCCTCAACTTGCGAGAACCTGGAAATAAAAGGCATTAGTTGTCATATCGGCTCCCAGATTACCAAACTGTCCCCTTTTTTGGATGCCTTCGGCGAAGTAAAGAAACTGCTCCGCCTGCTGCAGGCTGAAGGTATTGCCATTAAATACATTGATTTAGGTGGCGGCCTCGGGATTCGTTATAATCGGGAAGAACCGCCCCATCCGTCCGACTATGCCAAGGCCCTGATGGCCGTAAAAAATGAATTGGATTGCACATTTATTTTTGAGCCGGGCCGTGTTATCGTAGGCAACGCGGGGATAATGGTGACCAAGGTGCTTTACACCAAAGAGAATATCGAGAAGAATTTTATTATCGTTGACGCCGGGATGAACGACCTCGTGCGCCCGAGCCTTTACAATTCCTATCACGATATCAGGCCCGTAAGGAAAAGGAGTGCCGAAGAAGCAGTGGCCGATGTCGTCGGTCCGATTTGCGAATCCGGCGATTTTCTTACGAAAGGACGGCTGCTGCCGAGGTTTGAACGCGGTGAACTAATGGCCGTGATGAGCGCTGGCGCCTATGGCTTTAGCATGTCTTCAAATTATAATTCCCGGCCCCGGGTCGCTGAAGTACTGGTAAAAAACGACCGGTATTTCATCATCCGCAAACGGGAAGATTATACCGACCTTGTCCGGGGGGAAGAATCGCCGGATTTATTTAGTTAA
- a CDS encoding HEAT repeat domain-containing protein, whose translation MNQDIQPRVAEAIVIINKATKNLRLYPPSSAIVVNTIDKLQEVFLDIFAQETSLDFAEAEKQLLVGGEALPPKEQVLLQVVSFVDLLINFSLKSITFQKGMSREELIAFLGLIVQPPVSGNQGDALQAALAEKQVTHIILNQKVYIAKDQDNQLLASLDIKDDEIVKYMAEAYPDEDFDIEKIRGMVQDDAWVSNIFQSGMKQIMKDQGVVSSNLLTQSMMRLFAVLDKVTSLLDQEKICRLIAKSIADLDPEMISQILSQDMDRIFGGGLFQQVIDQLSDEKIEQVALQMQVTDQEHSLVGSADRQSRDDAYQRLLTTEKGGEMQRKVAARQLAELTEQEREKIILHEQVQQIIKGSDDQFLQSEWMTSLPGIVTRILDVGEQRLADDLVERIVRGLASDAQNVRNEAAIALVEVTAPFTAEGQLAHIERNSGALVEWIRREMTASLAYRKICSWLKDLSQDLILRGSFTEAIPILEVFNRIHYGLLDKNDTINTIAGDIIRELASGELLTILFDEFENNRQNKQFEAGLVLVRLEEIPLNRLLDILRENEDSNKRVRILQVIADIGLMAVPVIRERLQGDEPWYYVRNLAYLMGKVGAETTADVLQPLLLHKNGRVREEALKSLHRTGGNNRGPLMMSALPTADDEFKLNIIESLGSIKYVEAVPALLDILKERPLVASVHRIELEEKICTVLGKIGSGNALPVLKEISQPKFFFLNKYPGNVRKAATRALVAIEARADDEARKVRR comes from the coding sequence ATGAATCAGGATATCCAGCCAAGAGTAGCGGAGGCTATCGTCATTATTAACAAAGCCACCAAGAATCTGCGTCTTTACCCCCCTTCCAGTGCCATTGTCGTTAATACCATTGACAAGCTGCAAGAGGTATTCCTGGATATTTTCGCCCAAGAGACGTCGCTGGATTTTGCCGAAGCGGAAAAACAACTCCTTGTCGGCGGTGAAGCTCTGCCCCCCAAAGAACAGGTACTGCTGCAGGTTGTTTCCTTCGTGGACTTGCTGATCAATTTCTCCCTCAAGAGTATCACGTTTCAAAAAGGGATGAGCCGGGAAGAGCTTATCGCTTTTCTGGGGCTTATAGTGCAACCGCCCGTGAGTGGAAACCAGGGCGACGCCCTCCAGGCGGCATTAGCGGAGAAACAGGTTACCCATATAATACTGAACCAGAAAGTATATATTGCCAAGGATCAGGATAATCAGCTGCTGGCCAGTCTTGACATCAAAGATGACGAGATAGTCAAGTATATGGCGGAGGCCTACCCTGACGAGGATTTTGATATCGAGAAAATCCGGGGGATGGTCCAGGACGACGCTTGGGTATCGAACATTTTTCAATCCGGGATGAAGCAGATCATGAAGGATCAGGGGGTAGTGAGCAGCAATCTGCTGACGCAAAGCATGATGCGCCTGTTCGCTGTCCTGGATAAAGTTACCAGCCTTCTGGACCAGGAAAAAATCTGCCGTCTGATCGCCAAGTCAATTGCGGACCTGGATCCGGAAATGATCAGCCAGATCCTGAGCCAGGATATGGATCGTATTTTCGGCGGGGGACTGTTTCAGCAGGTCATTGACCAGTTGAGTGATGAGAAAATAGAACAGGTGGCCCTGCAGATGCAGGTTACTGATCAGGAACATAGCTTGGTGGGCAGCGCTGACCGGCAATCCAGGGATGATGCTTATCAACGCCTGTTGACTACGGAAAAAGGCGGGGAGATGCAACGTAAAGTTGCTGCCCGCCAATTGGCGGAACTTACTGAGCAGGAGCGGGAGAAAATTATACTCCATGAGCAGGTTCAGCAGATAATTAAAGGCAGTGACGACCAGTTCTTGCAAAGCGAGTGGATGACGTCCTTGCCAGGTATCGTTACCAGGATTCTGGATGTTGGGGAGCAGCGCCTGGCGGATGACCTTGTCGAAAGGATCGTGCGCGGACTTGCCAGCGACGCCCAGAATGTGCGCAATGAGGCGGCGATTGCGCTTGTCGAAGTTACAGCCCCCTTTACTGCGGAAGGGCAGTTGGCGCATATCGAGAGAAATTCCGGGGCCCTCGTAGAATGGATCAGACGGGAAATGACCGCCTCCTTGGCCTATCGGAAAATCTGCTCCTGGCTTAAGGACCTCTCGCAGGATTTAATTCTTCGGGGGAGTTTTACCGAGGCCATTCCGATTCTGGAAGTCTTTAATCGTATCCACTACGGTCTGCTGGATAAGAATGACACTATAAATACCATTGCTGGCGACATAATCAGGGAGCTGGCCTCAGGAGAACTGCTTACCATCCTTTTTGACGAATTTGAAAATAACAGGCAGAACAAGCAGTTCGAAGCCGGACTGGTACTCGTGCGTCTGGAGGAGATCCCCCTCAATCGCTTATTGGATATCCTGCGGGAAAATGAAGACAGCAACAAACGGGTGCGGATATTACAGGTTATCGCCGACATCGGCCTGATGGCGGTGCCGGTTATCCGTGAGCGGCTCCAGGGCGATGAACCATGGTATTATGTGCGGAATCTGGCCTATCTGATGGGCAAGGTTGGCGCGGAGACCACTGCTGATGTCCTTCAGCCGCTGTTGCTTCATAAGAATGGCCGGGTCCGCGAGGAGGCATTGAAAAGCCTGCACCGGACAGGAGGCAATAACCGGGGTCCTTTGATGATGTCGGCATTGCCAACGGCCGATGATGAATTCAAGCTGAACATCATCGAGTCGCTGGGTTCGATAAAATATGTCGAAGCAGTGCCTGCCCTCCTGGATATTCTCAAGGAGAGGCCATTAGTTGCCTCTGTCCACCGTATTGAGCTGGAGGAAAAAATCTGTACCGTCTTGGGAAAAATCGGATCAGGCAACGCATTGCCGGTTTTAAAAGAAATCAGCCAGCCCAAGTTTTTCTTCTTGAACAAATATCCGGGAAATGTGCGCAAAGCTGCCACAAGGGCATTAGTGGCTATTGAGGCCAGGGCAGATGACGAAGCCCGCAAGGTCCGTCGCTGA
- a CDS encoding YHS domain-containing protein, translated as MRFIIIMLLTYLAYKFLKGLFATKGNQQRHVPGQPGRGASGEDLVEDPHCHTYIPLSNALKTSVEGKDVYFCSKKCLEEFKAIQENRT; from the coding sequence ATGCGTTTTATTATTATCATGCTCTTGACTTACCTTGCCTACAAGTTCCTTAAGGGATTGTTCGCAACGAAAGGCAATCAGCAGCGGCATGTGCCCGGGCAGCCGGGGCGGGGGGCAAGCGGTGAGGACCTGGTAGAAGACCCTCACTGTCACACTTATATCCCGCTCAGCAATGCCTTAAAAACTTCTGTAGAGGGCAAAGACGTTTACTTTTGCAGCAAAAAGTGTCTGGAAGAATTTAAGGCAATACAGGAAAATAGAACCTAA
- the pgsA gene encoding CDP-diacylglycerol--glycerol-3-phosphate 3-phosphatidyltransferase, whose translation MKKYFDRMATPTDQGTVVINLPNAVTILRICIIPVLFFLLFDPDRIWSLIIAVLFIMAALTDLLDGYLARRYHIVTNIGKFLDPIADKIIVNTAMILMIPIGRIPAWIVAIIIIRDFIIDGIRTIATSEGLIIAASKLGKRKTLCQIFALSALIIHYPFLGASAHVVGMVVLYVALWLTIHSGIDYMLTFYRHSNKR comes from the coding sequence ATGAAAAAATATTTTGACCGGATGGCAACTCCCACGGACCAGGGAACCGTGGTTATAAACTTGCCCAACGCCGTGACTATCCTCAGGATATGCATCATCCCGGTGCTTTTTTTTCTGCTTTTCGACCCTGATCGCATTTGGAGTCTTATCATCGCCGTCCTGTTCATTATGGCGGCCCTGACCGACCTGCTAGACGGGTATTTAGCCAGAAGGTATCATATTGTCACCAATATCGGTAAGTTTCTGGATCCCATCGCTGACAAGATTATCGTTAATACGGCAATGATCCTCATGATACCGATCGGGCGCATCCCGGCCTGGATCGTTGCCATCATTATCATCAGGGATTTCATCATAGACGGAATCAGAACCATTGCCACTTCTGAAGGCCTGATCATTGCTGCCAGCAAGCTCGGAAAGCGCAAGACACTGTGCCAGATTTTCGCCCTGTCGGCCCTTATCATCCACTATCCTTTCCTCGGGGCCAGTGCCCATGTCGTCGGGATGGTTGTTCTTTACGTCGCCCTATGGCTGACAATCCACTCCGGTATAGACTATATGCTGACGTTCTACCGCCACTCCAATAAAAGATAA
- the dapA gene encoding 4-hydroxy-tetrahydrodipicolinate synthase: MFKGAIVALVTPFKKGRVDEEALRALIEMQISNGTDGIVPCGTTGESATLSHEEHDRVIEITIEAVRKRVPVIAGTGSNSTAEALRLTRHAHEAGADGVLMVTPYYNKPTQEGLYQHFQAIAAEVPIPVILYNVPGRTGGNLLPETVLRLASVPNIVGIKEASGSLKQIMDVIHLCPDDFSVLSGDDAVALPVLAMGGSGVISVFANVAPADMAGMIDAYQAGDMAKARKMHYRMLPLMDALFIETNPIPVKAALAMMGLIDYEFRLPLCRLSQTNEDKLRNILTAYGLLKSNG, from the coding sequence ATGTTCAAGGGAGCAATTGTCGCGTTAGTGACGCCATTCAAGAAGGGCAGGGTGGATGAAGAGGCGCTGCGGGCGTTGATTGAAATGCAGATCAGTAATGGCACGGACGGCATTGTGCCCTGCGGGACAACCGGCGAATCGGCCACGCTGTCGCATGAAGAACACGACCGGGTCATCGAAATTACCATTGAGGCGGTGAGGAAACGCGTACCGGTGATTGCCGGGACCGGTTCCAACAGCACTGCGGAGGCGCTGAGACTGACGAGACATGCCCATGAAGCCGGCGCCGATGGGGTATTAATGGTTACCCCCTACTATAACAAACCAACGCAGGAGGGGCTCTACCAGCATTTTCAGGCCATTGCCGCAGAGGTCCCTATCCCCGTCATCCTCTATAACGTCCCTGGTCGCACAGGCGGTAATCTTCTGCCGGAAACGGTCTTGCGCCTGGCGAGCGTGCCGAACATCGTGGGCATTAAGGAAGCCTCCGGTTCACTTAAACAAATCATGGATGTGATCCATTTGTGTCCCGATGATTTCAGCGTCTTGTCCGGTGATGATGCGGTGGCGCTGCCTGTCCTGGCGATGGGCGGCAGCGGCGTGATTTCAGTGTTCGCAAACGTGGCGCCGGCCGATATGGCAGGTATGATTGACGCCTATCAGGCAGGTGATATGGCCAAGGCGCGCAAGATGCATTATCGGATGCTTCCGCTCATGGATGCTCTTTTTATCGAAACAAACCCCATCCCGGTAAAGGCGGCGCTGGCCATGATGGGGTTGATTGATTATGAATTCAGGCTGCCACTCTGCCGGCTGTCACAAACTAATGAAGATAAATTACGCAATATATTGACGGCTTATGGACTGCTTAAGAGCAACGGTTAA